One Cyanobium sp. Tous-M-B4 genomic region harbors:
- a CDS encoding low molecular weight protein-tyrosine-phosphatase: MKKRVLFVCLGNICRSPAAEGVFLHLLEQSQAGERFVVDSAGTGGWHVGKAADARMRAAASRRGIHLASKARQLELADLNRFDHILTMDASNLSQVQALAQEAGGSSVARIEPLLSYRSRFDLSEVPDPYYGGDEGFEHVLDLLEDACSGLLQALDD; this comes from the coding sequence ATGAAGAAACGGGTGCTGTTTGTCTGCCTGGGCAACATCTGCCGCTCCCCAGCCGCTGAAGGGGTGTTTTTACACCTGCTGGAGCAATCTCAGGCTGGTGAGCGCTTTGTGGTGGATTCGGCTGGCACCGGGGGCTGGCATGTGGGCAAGGCTGCCGATGCCCGCATGCGCGCAGCGGCCAGCCGCCGCGGCATCCATCTAGCGAGCAAGGCGCGCCAGTTGGAGCTGGCCGACCTCAACCGCTTCGACCACATCCTCACCATGGACGCCAGCAACCTGAGCCAGGTGCAGGCCCTAGCCCAGGAGGCTGGCGGCAGCAGCGTCGCCCGCATCGAGCCCCTGCTCAGCTATCGCAGCCGGTTTGATCTCAGCGAAGTGCCGGATCCCTATTACGGGGGAGACGAGGGGTTTGAGCACGTGCTCGACCTGCTGGAAGACGCCTGCAGCGGCCTGCTGCAGGCCCTAGACGATTAG
- a CDS encoding heme oxygenase (biliverdin-producing): MAVALASQLREGTKKAHTMAENTGFVSCFLKGVVDKASYRTLVADLYFVYSAMEEEFGRLREHPVVGPVAFPELNRRESLEQDLAFYFGGDWRNAVKPTPGAQQYVERLHQVALECPELLVGHHYTRYIGDLSGGQILKNIAQKAMGLGEHDGLRFYEFAAIPDEKAFKANYRTTLDALPIDQAMADRIVEEANHAFHLNMTMFQELEGNLIAAIGKVLFGFLTRRQRSGSTEVVAA; encoded by the coding sequence ATGGCTGTTGCGCTTGCTTCCCAACTGCGTGAAGGCACCAAAAAGGCCCACACGATGGCGGAGAACACCGGCTTCGTGAGCTGCTTTCTTAAGGGGGTGGTGGATAAGGCCAGCTACCGCACCCTGGTGGCCGATCTTTATTTCGTGTACTCCGCGATGGAGGAGGAGTTTGGCCGGCTTAGGGAGCATCCGGTGGTGGGCCCGGTGGCCTTTCCTGAGCTGAACCGGCGCGAAAGTCTCGAGCAGGACCTTGCCTTTTACTTCGGTGGCGACTGGCGCAATGCGGTCAAACCCACCCCTGGAGCCCAGCAATACGTAGAGCGGCTGCATCAGGTGGCGCTGGAGTGCCCGGAGCTGCTGGTGGGTCACCACTACACCCGCTACATCGGTGATCTTTCTGGAGGCCAGATCCTCAAGAACATCGCCCAGAAGGCGATGGGCCTGGGCGAGCACGATGGCCTGCGTTTCTACGAATTCGCTGCTATCCCCGATGAGAAGGCCTTCAAGGCCAACTACCGCACCACCCTCGACGCCCTGCCAATCGACCAGGCCATGGCCGATCGGATTGTGGAGGAGGCCAACCACGCCTTCCACCTGAACATGACCATGTTCCAGGAACTGGAAGGCAATCTGATCGCGGCCATTGGCAAGGTGCTGTTTGGCTTCCTTACCCGCCGTCAGCGCTCGGGCAGCACCGAAGTGGTGGCGGCCTGA
- a CDS encoding HEAT repeat domain-containing protein encodes MADDDASPPQAGEPISEQEALHRLRQSEDSSQQYYGAWWLGRMRSQHPEAVPLLQQALRQRRPRDSGAGVEENAVARNAARALGKLAPAAQAAIPDLLDTLQDADDGLREAAARALGQLAASEAIEALCERLASGPAVAGAQQANSPRLVEPCEALLEALGDIGVNEPRVLAVVKPFLAHERPLIRSAAARTLLQLSGEARWGELLVDLLDHPQLQVRRAALMDLGAAGWRPGFKAIAATLAENSLKLMALRGLVEQGSGDPGDEALLACMDALL; translated from the coding sequence ATGGCCGACGACGACGCCAGCCCCCCCCAGGCAGGCGAACCCATCAGTGAGCAGGAAGCCCTGCACCGGCTCCGCCAGAGCGAAGACTCCTCCCAGCAGTACTACGGAGCTTGGTGGCTGGGCCGGATGCGCAGCCAGCACCCGGAGGCAGTGCCCCTGTTGCAACAAGCCCTGCGGCAACGCCGGCCCAGGGATAGCGGGGCCGGCGTGGAGGAGAACGCAGTAGCCCGCAATGCCGCCCGCGCCCTCGGCAAACTGGCTCCAGCAGCACAAGCGGCCATCCCCGACCTGCTCGACACCCTGCAGGATGCCGACGACGGACTACGGGAAGCGGCCGCTCGAGCCCTGGGCCAACTCGCAGCCAGCGAAGCCATTGAGGCTCTCTGCGAGAGGCTAGCCAGCGGCCCCGCCGTGGCCGGCGCCCAGCAGGCCAACAGCCCCCGCCTGGTGGAACCCTGCGAAGCCCTGCTGGAAGCCCTAGGCGACATCGGCGTCAACGAGCCGCGGGTGCTGGCCGTGGTGAAACCCTTCCTCGCCCACGAGCGCCCCCTGATCCGCAGCGCTGCGGCGCGCACCCTGCTGCAATTGAGCGGTGAGGCGCGCTGGGGGGAACTGCTTGTGGACCTACTTGACCATCCCCAGCTGCAGGTGCGTCGGGCAGCCCTGATGGACCTAGGTGCCGCCGGCTGGCGGCCCGGATTTAAAGCCATTGCCGCCACCCTTGCCGAGAACAGTCTGAAATTGATGGCCCTGCGGGGGCTGGTGGAACAGGGCAGCGGCGACCCCGGCGACGAGGCCCTGCTGGCCTGCATGGACGCCTTGCTATGA
- a CDS encoding septal ring lytic transglycosylase RlpA family protein, with the protein MRSTFSLGALALLLSGSALVPAIAESSLAATSNDAVAMAVSSPEPQGPTPAVAIREVDVELSPSDTQIKQAPPTRIAPAPKPAPRVVHSSKGEASWYGPGFFGNRTANGEVFRPGTLTAAHRTLPFGTKVRVTNLWNGRTAVVRINDRGPFHGNRVIDIAHGAAQSLGLTASGIAQVRLEVLQ; encoded by the coding sequence ATGCGCAGCACCTTCTCCCTTGGGGCCCTCGCCCTGCTTCTCTCCGGCAGTGCTTTGGTTCCCGCCATCGCCGAGTCCAGCCTCGCCGCCACTAGCAACGATGCTGTAGCGATGGCTGTTTCTAGCCCTGAGCCCCAAGGCCCTACGCCTGCAGTCGCCATCCGCGAGGTTGATGTGGAGCTGTCACCAAGTGACACCCAGATCAAGCAGGCACCTCCGACCCGTATCGCTCCTGCCCCCAAGCCAGCGCCCCGTGTGGTGCACAGCTCTAAGGGTGAGGCCAGTTGGTACGGCCCCGGCTTCTTTGGAAATCGCACGGCCAATGGCGAAGTCTTTCGTCCTGGCACCCTCACGGCGGCCCACCGCACCCTGCCTTTCGGCACCAAGGTGCGTGTGACCAACCTCTGGAATGGCCGCACCGCCGTGGTGCGCATCAACGACCGGGGCCCTTTCCACGGCAACCGCGTCATTGACATTGCCCATGGAGCTGCCCAATCCCTAGGCCTCACCGCCAGTGGCATTGCTCAAGTGCGTCTCGAAGTGCTCCAGTGA
- the purM gene encoding phosphoribosylformylglycinamidine cyclo-ligase, translating into MDYRTAGVDVVAGREFVERIRSSVEATRRPEVVGGLGGFGGLCRLPAGLRDPLLVSGTDGVGTKLELAQAYGRHHDVGIDLVAMCVNDVITSGAEPLFFLDYIATGKLSPEAMAEVVEGIADGCRQSGCALLGGETAEMPGFYAPGRYDLAGFCVAVVEASALIDGRAVSAGDRILAVASSGVHSNGFSLVRRILESQAVDELTTLPNSNQNLIDALLAPTRLYGTLVKALLASKVPINGMAHITGGGLPENLPRCLPSGVHGVIDPTSWQRPALFHWLQQAGEVPEADLWNTFNLGVGYCLVVPATAADQALAICQDTGYEAWELGAVANGSAGEQPLVGLPFST; encoded by the coding sequence ATGGACTACCGCACAGCCGGGGTGGATGTGGTCGCAGGCCGGGAGTTTGTGGAGCGGATCCGCTCCAGCGTTGAAGCCACCCGGCGCCCTGAGGTTGTGGGCGGGCTCGGAGGCTTCGGGGGGCTATGCCGATTGCCCGCCGGGCTGCGGGATCCCCTGCTGGTCTCGGGCACCGACGGGGTTGGCACCAAGCTTGAGCTGGCTCAGGCCTACGGTCGCCACCACGATGTGGGCATCGACTTGGTGGCGATGTGCGTCAACGACGTAATCACCAGCGGGGCCGAGCCGCTTTTCTTCCTTGATTACATCGCCACAGGCAAGCTCAGCCCGGAGGCCATGGCTGAGGTGGTGGAGGGCATCGCCGACGGCTGCCGCCAAAGCGGCTGCGCCCTGCTTGGCGGCGAAACGGCCGAAATGCCTGGCTTTTATGCCCCGGGCCGCTACGACCTGGCCGGTTTCTGCGTGGCCGTGGTCGAGGCAAGCGCCCTGATCGATGGACGGGCCGTTAGCGCCGGGGATCGCATCCTGGCGGTGGCCAGCAGTGGGGTCCATAGCAATGGCTTCAGCCTGGTCCGCCGCATTCTTGAGAGCCAGGCGGTCGATGAACTCACGACCCTGCCCAACAGCAACCAAAACCTGATAGATGCCCTGCTCGCCCCCACCCGTCTGTATGGAACCTTGGTTAAAGCCTTGCTTGCCAGCAAGGTGCCCATAAACGGCATGGCCCACATCACCGGCGGCGGCCTACCTGAAAACCTGCCCCGCTGCCTGCCCTCTGGAGTGCACGGCGTGATCGACCCAACTAGCTGGCAGCGTCCAGCTCTGTTCCACTGGCTGCAGCAAGCCGGCGAGGTGCCGGAGGCCGATCTCTGGAACACCTTCAATTTGGGGGTGGGTTACTGCCTGGTGGTGCCGGCAACAGCAGCTGATCAAGCTCTCGCAATCTGCCAAGACACTGGCTACGAGGCCTGGGAGCTGGGCGCGGTGGCCAACGGCAGTGCTGGTGAGCAACCGCTGGTAGGACTTCCCTTCAGCACTTGA
- a CDS encoding HEAT repeat domain-containing protein, whose amino-acid sequence MDSPLTARIAALQQAGSALALLQATQELASCADASAAPVLVEVLGFNNPGAAVAAVEGLISLGTAAVDALLQLDPENYGARAWAVRALAGIGDVRGLELLLDALGSDVAASVRRAAAKGLGQLQLDELPPDQQQAVRRQCLGALLAATSDGEWVVRYAVAVGLELLAAGLPAAGPERQLAQQGLLTLQEAADGSPPVVQRRAKLALSRLGLQ is encoded by the coding sequence ATGGATTCACCGCTGACAGCCCGGATCGCAGCCCTGCAACAGGCCGGTAGTGCCCTGGCCCTATTGCAAGCCACCCAGGAACTGGCCAGCTGCGCCGATGCCAGCGCCGCTCCGGTGCTGGTGGAGGTGTTGGGCTTCAACAACCCCGGTGCGGCGGTAGCCGCCGTGGAGGGGCTGATCAGCCTGGGCACAGCGGCCGTGGATGCCCTGTTGCAGCTCGACCCCGAAAACTACGGGGCCCGGGCCTGGGCCGTGCGCGCCCTAGCCGGCATCGGCGATGTGCGCGGGCTAGAGCTGCTGCTCGATGCCCTCGGCAGCGACGTAGCTGCCAGCGTGCGCCGGGCTGCCGCCAAGGGGCTCGGCCAGCTGCAACTGGACGAGCTCCCCCCTGACCAACAGCAAGCTGTGCGGCGTCAGTGCCTTGGAGCCCTGCTGGCCGCCACCAGCGACGGCGAGTGGGTGGTGCGCTACGCGGTGGCAGTGGGGCTGGAGTTGCTGGCAGCTGGCCTGCCCGCGGCAGGACCGGAGAGGCAGCTGGCCCAACAGGGCCTGCTCACACTCCAGGAAGCGGCTGATGGCAGTCCTCCGGTGGTGCAGAGGCGCGCCAAGTTGGCCCTTTCACGGCTGGGGCTGCAATGA
- a CDS encoding bifunctional pantoate--beta-alanine ligase/(d)CMP kinase: MDLLETCQDLAAWRQQQQGPLHFVPTMGALHEGHQQLIRRAAALRQGSGQPPSVLLSVFVNPLQFGPGEDLESYPRDLRSDIDLAAAAGATALFAPSVAEIYPRGEAGLTRVAPPLLLRQGLCGRNRPQHFEGVATVVIRLLTLVRPHLLLLGEKDWQQLVILRRVVADLGLPLRIQGCPTVREADGLACSSRNRRLSPSQRQQAAALPAGLAAAAAQVRGGLSQATALTSQLAQQLEAAGLKVDYVELVAPHSLEPLQQVQGLALLAAAVHCGSSRLIDHCFLMSRLPIVAIDGPAGAGKSTVTRAFARQMGLVYLDTGAMYRALTWWVLRQGADPADAATVEPLLLGLDLQLSAGGAGEQLVSINGFDVTEAIRSPEVTAQVSLVAAHGCVRQALTAQQQAMGLKGGLVAEGRDIGTAVFPDAELKVFLTATAAERARRRAQDLESRGFAVPPLAELEAQITARDQQDSSREVAPLCQAEDAVELVTDGMAIEAVIQALVDLFRQRVPEEAWPGAGEN, from the coding sequence TTGGACCTGCTCGAAACTTGCCAAGACCTAGCCGCCTGGCGGCAGCAGCAGCAGGGCCCCCTGCATTTCGTGCCCACGATGGGGGCCCTGCACGAGGGTCATCAGCAGCTGATTCGCCGGGCAGCGGCACTGAGGCAAGGGTCAGGCCAGCCCCCATCCGTGTTGTTGAGTGTGTTTGTCAATCCCCTGCAGTTCGGCCCTGGGGAAGATCTCGAGTCCTATCCCCGGGACCTCCGCTCCGACATTGATCTAGCCGCCGCCGCCGGTGCCACGGCTCTGTTTGCTCCCAGCGTGGCGGAGATTTACCCCCGGGGCGAGGCCGGCTTGACCCGGGTGGCGCCGCCTTTGCTTTTGCGCCAGGGGCTCTGTGGCCGCAACCGGCCCCAACACTTTGAGGGGGTGGCCACCGTGGTGATTCGCTTGTTAACCCTGGTGCGCCCTCATCTCCTGCTGCTTGGCGAAAAGGATTGGCAGCAGCTGGTGATCCTGAGGCGGGTGGTGGCGGATCTGGGCTTGCCGCTGCGCATTCAGGGCTGTCCCACAGTGCGGGAGGCCGATGGGCTCGCTTGCAGCTCCCGCAACCGTCGCCTTTCCCCCTCCCAGCGCCAGCAGGCCGCGGCACTGCCCGCTGGTCTGGCGGCTGCGGCTGCCCAAGTGCGTGGCGGCCTCTCCCAGGCCACAGCGCTGACCTCCCAGCTGGCCCAGCAACTGGAAGCGGCGGGGCTGAAGGTGGATTATGTGGAGCTTGTGGCTCCCCATAGCCTGGAGCCATTGCAGCAAGTGCAAGGCCTGGCCCTGCTCGCCGCTGCGGTGCACTGCGGTTCAAGCCGCCTGATCGACCATTGTTTTCTGATGTCTCGTCTGCCGATCGTTGCCATTGATGGACCAGCGGGGGCGGGCAAGAGCACCGTCACCCGTGCCTTTGCCCGCCAGATGGGCCTGGTTTACCTAGACACCGGCGCCATGTACCGGGCCCTCACCTGGTGGGTGCTTCGCCAGGGGGCTGACCCTGCCGATGCGGCGACTGTGGAACCCCTTCTGCTGGGCCTGGATCTGCAGCTCAGTGCCGGCGGCGCCGGCGAGCAGTTGGTGAGCATCAATGGCTTCGACGTGACCGAGGCGATTCGCAGCCCGGAGGTAACGGCCCAGGTCTCCCTGGTGGCTGCCCACGGCTGTGTGCGCCAGGCCCTCACGGCCCAGCAGCAGGCCATGGGGCTCAAGGGGGGGCTGGTGGCCGAGGGCCGCGACATCGGCACCGCCGTTTTCCCAGACGCTGAGCTCAAGGTTTTTCTCACGGCCACTGCGGCGGAGCGGGCCCGCCGCCGCGCCCAAGACCTCGAGAGCCGGGGCTTTGCGGTGCCTCCGCTGGCTGAGCTGGAGGCCCAGATAACTGCCCGTGATCAGCAGGACTCCAGCCGGGAGGTGGCGCCGCTGTGCCAGGCAGAGGATGCGGTGGAGCTGGTTACGGACGGTATGGCCATTGAGGCTGTGATTCAGGCTCTGGTGGACCTGTTCCGCCAGAGGGTTCCGGAGGAGGCCTGGCCGGGCGCTGGTGAGAACTAA